In the Leptolyngbya sp. SIO1E4 genome, one interval contains:
- a CDS encoding AbrB/MazE/SpoVT family DNA-binding domain-containing protein, translating to MGTAIRTRVVKIGNSQGIRIPKPLLEQSGISEEVEIEIQEGCLILRATGVRAGWEAAFAAMAEHQDDRLLDDGGTSEWELQEWQW from the coding sequence ATGGGCACTGCGATAAGAACTCGCGTGGTTAAGATTGGCAACTCTCAAGGAATTCGGATTCCTAAGCCGCTACTAGAACAAAGTGGGATCAGCGAGGAGGTCGAAATCGAAATTCAGGAAGGATGCCTGATTCTGCGGGCCACGGGAGTTCGGGCAGGGTGGGAGGCGGCATTTGCAGCCATGGCAGAGCACCAGGACGATCGCCTGTTGGATGATGGGGGGACCAGTGAGTGGGAACTCCAGGAATGGCAATGGTAG
- a CDS encoding type II toxin-antitoxin system PemK/MazF family toxin produces the protein MAMVVNRFDVVLVNLDPTVGREIRKTRPCVVVSPDEMNKHIATVIVAPMTTKGQPYPTRVACRFAEKTGQIVLDQLRTVDKAHLVKQLGQISTEEQKAVLDTLAEMFAE, from the coding sequence ATGGCAATGGTAGTTAACCGTTTTGATGTTGTGCTGGTTAATCTTGACCCGACGGTGGGGCGTGAGATTCGCAAGACGAGGCCATGTGTGGTGGTTTCACCGGATGAGATGAACAAGCACATTGCCACGGTAATTGTGGCGCCGATGACGACGAAAGGGCAGCCTTATCCGACTCGGGTGGCCTGTCGGTTTGCCGAAAAGACAGGGCAAATTGTGCTAGATCAGCTCCGAACAGTGGATAAAGCCCATTTGGTTAAGCAGCTGGGGCAGATCAGCACCGAGGAACAAAAAGCAGTTTTAGATACGTTGGCTGAGATGTTTGCCGAGTAA
- a CDS encoding leucine-rich repeat domain-containing protein, producing the protein MTQDELLKLIDQAAEEGWAELDLTGQNLTELPSEIGKLTQLEVLILGKWSDEYEYFGNRLTALPPEIGLLSNLKILQVAGDLSDRSNGNQLSELPPEIGQLQSLQQLDLSENQLSALPPEIGQLQSLQQLDLSENQLSALPPEIAQLQSLQQLYLRSNQLSALPPEIAQLQSLLQLDLSYNQLSALPPKIGQLQSLQQLDLSSNQLSALPPEIGQLQSLQQLYLRSNQLSALPPEIGQLQSLLQLYLSSNQLSALPPEIGQLQSLQQLYLSSNQLSALPPEIGQLQSLLQLDLRDNQLSALPPEIGQLQSLLQLDLRDNQLSALPPEIGQLQSLLQLDPRYNQLSALPPEIGQLQSLQQLDLRDNQLSALPPEIGQLQSLQQLDLSENQLSALPPEIAQLQSLLLLDLRYNQLSALPPEIAQLQSLLQLYLRYNQLSALPPEIAQLQSLLQLDLRSNQLSALPPEIGQLQSLLQLDLRYNQLSELPPEIGQLQSLLQLDLRSNQLSALPPELGLLQKLQILELDGNQVEDPPPEIVDAGTDSILNYLRQQLEQGKDYLYEAKFLIVGEGGAGKTSLAKKLLKPDCELDAQETSTEGIDVIRWDFPLRDGTPFRANIWDFGGQEIYHATHQFFLTKRSLYALVVDTRQDNTDLYYWLNVVNLLSDSSPTFIIKNEKQDRQCEVNEPQLRSEFLNLEKVLATNLATNRGLNRIKTAIEQRISLLPHVGTSLPKKWVDVRRALETDKRNYISTEEYIRICKANGFSRQTDQLQLSDYLHDLGVCLHFQKDPVLKNTIILKPEWGTAAVYKALDTKEVRANLGRFTRAQLDAIWNDDEYAAMRDELLQLMMRFKLCYEIPGCPQHYIAPQLLALDSPDYNWEDNPNLLLRYRYSFMPKGIFTRLVVELHEFIENQQLVWKTGAVFTNGTARAAVIEHYPKREIRIRVSGHDQKRWLSVITHELEKIHRSYDRLQYQTLIPCNCPTCKNSQTPHEYPYDRLQKFLRDRKPIQCQESYEMVDVRRLLDDILYQSPEIQPDFERGIRSDDNPQGLPLQDVSPIFNSAQKQTYQEAKPKTVLNSRERLKLFRKLKALPQAQFEELVFALNPPQGVLPSSTGAQGSRAKELLDWAEGPTGCELQAVLDILNDIGITLTD; encoded by the coding sequence ATGACCCAAGACGAATTGCTGAAGCTGATTGACCAAGCTGCGGAGGAAGGCTGGGCAGAGCTAGATTTAACGGGGCAAAACCTGACAGAACTACCCTCTGAAATTGGCAAGCTCACTCAACTTGAGGTTCTGATTCTTGGGAAATGGAGTGATGAATATGAATACTTTGGTAACCGCCTAACAGCCCTACCCCCTGAAATTGGATTGTTGAGCAATCTGAAAATCCTGCAAGTTGCGGGTGATTTAAGCGATCGCTCAAATGGTAACCAACTGAGTGAGCTGCCGCCAGAAATCGGCCAACTCCAATCGCTGCAGCAGCTTGACCTCAGCGAGAACCAACTCAGTGCCCTGCCCCCTGAAATCGGCCAACTCCAATCGCTGCAGCAGCTTGACCTCAGCGAGAACCAACTCAGTGCCCTGCCCCCTGAAATCGCACAACTCCAATCGCTGCAGCAGCTTTACCTCCGCTCGAACCAACTCAGTGCCCTGCCCCCTGAAATCGCACAACTCCAATCGCTGCTGCAGCTAGACCTCAGCTATAACCAATTGAGTGCGCTGCCCCCCAAAATCGGCCAACTCCAATCGCTGCAGCAGCTAGACCTCAGCTCAAACCAACTGAGTGCGCTGCCCCCTGAAATCGGCCAACTCCAATCGCTGCAGCAGCTTTACCTCCGCTCGAACCAACTGAGTGCCCTGCCGCCAGAAATCGGCCAACTCCAATCGCTGCTGCAGCTTTACCTCAGCTCAAACCAACTGAGTGCGCTGCCCCCTGAAATCGGCCAACTCCAATCGCTGCAGCAGCTTTACCTCAGCTCAAACCAACTGAGTGCGCTGCCCCCTGAAATCGGCCAACTCCAATCGCTGCTGCAGCTAGACCTCCGCGATAACCAACTGAGTGCGCTGCCCCCTGAAATCGGCCAACTCCAATCGCTGCTGCAGCTAGACCTCCGCGATAACCAACTGAGTGCGCTGCCCCCTGAAATCGGCCAACTCCAATCGCTGCTGCAGCTTGACCCCCGCTATAACCAACTGAGTGCGCTGCCCCCCGAAATCGGCCAACTCCAATCGCTTCAGCAGCTAGACCTCCGCGATAACCAACTGAGTGCGCTGCCCCCTGAAATCGGCCAACTCCAATCGCTGCAGCAGCTAGACCTCAGCGAGAACCAACTGAGTGCGCTGCCTCCTGAAATCGCACAACTCCAATCGCTGCTGCTGCTAGACCTCCGCTATAACCAACTGAGTGCCCTGCCGCCCGAAATCGCACAACTCCAATCGCTGCTGCAGCTTTACCTCCGCTATAACCAACTGAGTGCCCTGCCGCCCGAAATCGCACAACTCCAATCGCTGCTGCAGCTAGACCTCCGCTCGAACCAACTGAGTGCCCTGCCCCCTGAAATCGGCCAACTCCAATCGCTGCTGCAGCTAGACCTCCGCTATAACCAACTGAGTGAACTGCCGCCCGAAATCGGCCAACTCCAATCGCTGCTGCAGCTTGACCTCCGCTCGAACCAACTGAGTGCGCTGCCGCCGGAACTAGGGTTACTCCAGAAACTTCAAATACTTGAATTAGATGGAAACCAGGTTGAAGATCCGCCACCAGAAATTGTCGACGCAGGGACAGACAGCATCCTGAATTACTTGCGGCAGCAGTTAGAACAGGGTAAAGACTACCTTTATGAAGCCAAGTTTCTGATTGTAGGGGAAGGGGGTGCCGGCAAAACTTCCCTGGCCAAAAAGCTTTTAAAGCCTGACTGTGAACTAGACGCCCAGGAAACGAGTACTGAAGGGATTGACGTCATCCGTTGGGATTTTCCGCTGCGGGACGGGACACCGTTTCGAGCCAATATCTGGGACTTTGGCGGCCAAGAAATTTACCACGCTACCCACCAATTCTTTTTAACCAAGCGCTCACTCTATGCCCTCGTGGTTGATACTCGTCAGGACAATACGGATCTTTATTACTGGCTGAATGTGGTCAACCTGCTGAGCGACAGTAGCCCGACGTTCATTATCAAAAACGAAAAACAAGATCGCCAGTGCGAAGTCAATGAACCCCAACTACGGAGCGAGTTCCTTAACCTGGAAAAAGTTCTAGCAACTAACCTGGCCACTAATCGCGGACTAAACAGAATCAAAACCGCTATTGAGCAACGCATTTCATTATTGCCCCACGTCGGAACATCCTTACCTAAAAAGTGGGTGGATGTGCGGCGAGCATTAGAGACTGATAAGCGCAACTACATTTCTACAGAAGAGTACATCCGCATTTGTAAGGCCAATGGGTTTTCTCGACAAACCGATCAGCTACAACTTAGTGACTATCTCCATGATTTGGGTGTTTGTCTCCACTTTCAAAAAGATCCCGTTCTCAAAAATACCATCATTCTAAAACCGGAATGGGGCACAGCTGCCGTCTACAAAGCTCTTGACACGAAGGAAGTGCGTGCAAACTTGGGTCGCTTCACCCGTGCCCAACTGGATGCTATCTGGAACGATGACGAATACGCCGCCATGCGCGATGAACTGCTCCAGCTCATGATGCGATTCAAGCTCTGCTACGAAATCCCCGGTTGTCCCCAACACTACATCGCCCCTCAACTCCTCGCCCTGGATTCCCCTGACTACAATTGGGAAGACAATCCTAACCTTCTCCTCCGCTACCGCTACAGCTTTATGCCCAAGGGCATCTTCACTCGCCTCGTTGTTGAACTGCACGAATTCATTGAAAATCAGCAGCTCGTCTGGAAAACGGGCGCAGTTTTCACCAACGGCACTGCCCGCGCCGCAGTCATCGAACATTACCCCAAACGTGAAATCCGCATTCGCGTCTCTGGTCACGATCAAAAGCGGTGGCTCTCCGTCATCACTCATGAACTGGAGAAGATCCATCGCTCCTACGATCGCCTGCAATACCAAACCCTCATCCCCTGCAATTGCCCCACCTGCAAAAACAGCCAAACCCCCCACGAATATCCCTACGATCGCCTACAAAAATTCCTGCGCGATCGCAAACCCATTCAATGTCAGGAAAGCTATGAAATGGTGGACGTACGGCGCTTACTAGACGATATTTTGTATCAATCCCCAGAGATTCAGCCAGATTTCGAACGGGGTATTCGCTCAGATGACAATCCCCAAGGATTGCCCCTCCAAGATGTTTCCCCTATCTTTAATAGCGCTCAAAAACAGACCTACCAGGAAGCAAAACCCAAAACCGTCCTTAATTCCAGAGAGCGTCTAAAACTGTTCAGAAAGCTCAAAGCTCTTCCTCAAGCTCAGTTTGAAGAACTGGTTTTTGCCCTCAATCCACCCCAGGGAGTTCTGCCTTCATCAACCGGTGCTCAGGGCAGCCGCGCTAAAGAACTCCTTGACTGGGCAGAAGGGCCGACAGGGTGTGAGCTACAGGCAGTGCTGGATATCCTTAACGACATCGGCATTACCTTAACTGATTAA
- a CDS encoding NAD(+) kinase, producing the protein MQLQQVIIAYKAGNRLSQTRAEVCAEQLSQLGCKTLVGPSGPNDNPYPVFLASAPQKIDLAVVLGGDGTALAAARHLAADSIPILALNIGGHLGFLTESAEDTAFEQIWERLLSDRFAVQRRMMLRAQTFEGDRTRSEPVSDRYVALNEMCVKPASPNRMITSIIEMEIDGEVVDQYQGDGLLISTPTGSTGYTVAANGPIVHPGMDALIVTPICPLSLSSRPIVLPAGSVVSVWPLADSELTTKLWMDGVLATSIWPGQRVDICMANCWAEFILLSKDHSYYRTLRSKLQWAGARIRYDNNHRN; encoded by the coding sequence GTGCAGCTACAGCAGGTCATTATTGCCTACAAGGCTGGAAACCGCTTGAGTCAAACTCGGGCCGAAGTTTGTGCGGAGCAGCTATCTCAACTTGGCTGTAAAACTTTAGTCGGCCCCAGTGGCCCCAATGACAATCCCTATCCGGTGTTTCTGGCATCGGCGCCGCAAAAGATTGACCTGGCTGTCGTGCTGGGGGGGGATGGGACGGCCCTGGCGGCCGCGCGTCACTTGGCGGCAGATTCTATTCCTATTTTAGCCCTCAATATTGGGGGCCATTTGGGGTTTCTGACAGAGTCGGCAGAAGACACGGCGTTTGAGCAGATTTGGGAACGGTTGCTCAGCGATCGCTTTGCGGTGCAGCGCCGCATGATGCTGCGGGCTCAAACCTTTGAGGGCGATCGCACCCGATCAGAGCCGGTGAGCGATCGCTATGTGGCGCTCAATGAAATGTGTGTCAAGCCTGCTTCGCCCAATCGCATGATCACTTCCATTATCGAAATGGAGATTGATGGCGAAGTGGTGGATCAGTACCAGGGCGATGGCCTGCTCATCAGTACCCCGACGGGCTCCACGGGGTATACCGTGGCGGCTAATGGCCCCATCGTGCACCCTGGTATGGATGCTCTGATTGTGACGCCCATTTGCCCGCTGAGTTTATCGAGTCGCCCGATTGTGTTACCGGCGGGGTCTGTGGTGAGCGTTTGGCCGTTGGCTGATTCGGAACTGACGACTAAGTTATGGATGGATGGGGTGTTGGCAACGTCTATCTGGCCGGGGCAGCGGGTGGATATTTGCATGGCCAACTGCTGGGCGGAGTTTATTCTTTTGAGTAAGGATCATTCTTATTACCGTACGCTGCGCAGTAAGCTGCAGTGGGCTGGGGCACGGATTCGGTATGACAATAATCACCGGAATTGA
- the nuoK gene encoding NADH-quinone oxidoreductase subunit NuoK translates to MQLEYFLLLSAALFCIGIYGLVTSRNAIRVLMSIELMLNAVNINLMAFSNYLDPATARGQVFSVFVISIAAAEAAVGLAIVLAIYRNRDTVDMEQFNLLKW, encoded by the coding sequence ATGCAGCTGGAATACTTTCTCCTTTTGTCCGCAGCCCTTTTCTGTATTGGTATTTATGGGCTGGTGACCAGTCGCAATGCCATTCGGGTGCTGATGTCTATTGAGCTGATGCTGAATGCTGTCAACATTAACTTAATGGCCTTCTCGAACTATCTTGACCCGGCGACGGCCAGGGGGCAGGTCTTCTCAGTCTTTGTGATTTCGATCGCGGCGGCAGAAGCCGCGGTGGGGCTGGCGATTGTGCTGGCAATCTATCGTAATCGCGACACGGTGGATATGGAACAGTTCAATTTGCTGAAGTGGTAG
- a CDS encoding NADH-quinone oxidoreductase subunit J, which translates to MTLAEGVQLVSFGLLAIMVIGTALGVVLLSNIVYSAFLLGGVFISIAGLYVLLNAGFVAAAQVLIYVGAVNVLILFGIMLVNKNESFQPMRRAWLGQAATGAVCLGLFVLLATMVLGTPWQLSTDVAVGDDATVLIGQHFFSDFLLPFELASVLLLMALVGAIILARREFIPDETSADAVSEALTLPERPRELVSAGVEPPTADE; encoded by the coding sequence GTGACACTTGCCGAAGGAGTTCAACTCGTATCATTTGGTCTATTGGCCATCATGGTGATTGGCACTGCCCTGGGCGTTGTGCTGTTATCTAACATCGTTTACTCGGCCTTTCTGCTGGGGGGCGTATTCATTAGCATTGCAGGTCTATATGTTCTGCTGAATGCGGGGTTTGTGGCAGCGGCTCAGGTGTTGATCTATGTGGGTGCGGTCAATGTCCTCATCCTCTTTGGGATCATGCTGGTCAATAAGAATGAGTCTTTTCAGCCGATGCGTCGGGCCTGGTTAGGGCAGGCCGCCACCGGGGCAGTTTGCTTGGGCTTGTTTGTCTTGCTCGCTACGATGGTGTTAGGCACCCCCTGGCAACTTTCGACAGATGTCGCCGTTGGCGATGATGCCACTGTGCTAATTGGTCAGCATTTCTTCTCTGACTTTTTGCTGCCTTTTGAGCTGGCTTCGGTGCTGCTGCTGATGGCGTTGGTCGGGGCGATTATTTTGGCCCGCAGAGAGTTTATTCCAGATGAAACATCTGCGGATGCGGTGTCTGAGGCGTTGACCTTACCAGAGCGCCCTCGTGAGTTGGTGTCGGCTGGTGTTGAGCCGCCCACTGCGGATGAGTAA
- the ndhI gene encoding NAD(P)H-quinone oxidoreductase subunit I produces MNFLKQVGDYAKESVQAAKYIGQGLSVTFDHMRRRPVTVQYPYEKLIPSERYRGRIHFEFDKCISCEVCVRVCPINLPVVDWEFDKATKKKTLNHYSIDFGVCIFCGNCVEYCPTNCLSMTEEYEMAAYDRHELNYDNVAMGRLPYKVTQDPMVTPMRELAYLPKGVMDPHDLPAGTRRAGKMPQEILAETQPSEDNSEN; encoded by the coding sequence CTGAACTTTTTGAAGCAAGTTGGTGATTACGCCAAAGAAAGTGTACAGGCGGCAAAATACATTGGTCAGGGGCTCTCGGTCACCTTCGACCACATGCGTCGTCGTCCAGTCACCGTTCAATATCCCTACGAAAAGCTGATTCCCTCTGAGCGCTATCGGGGTCGGATTCACTTTGAATTTGATAAGTGCATTTCCTGCGAAGTGTGTGTGCGGGTGTGCCCGATTAACCTGCCAGTGGTGGATTGGGAATTTGACAAAGCCACGAAGAAGAAAACCCTCAACCATTACAGCATCGACTTTGGGGTGTGCATTTTTTGCGGTAACTGCGTTGAGTACTGCCCCACGAATTGCCTCTCGATGACGGAAGAATACGAGATGGCCGCCTACGATCGCCACGAGTTGAACTACGACAACGTCGCGATGGGGCGTTTACCCTACAAGGTGACGCAAGATCCGATGGTGACACCGATGCGTGAACTCGCGTATTTGCCTAAAGGGGTGATGGATCCCCATGATTTGCCTGCAGGGACTCGTCGCGCTGGGAAGATGCCCCAAGAAATTTTGGCGGAAACCCAACCGTCTGAAGACAATTCTGAAAACTAG
- the nuoH gene encoding NADH-quinone oxidoreductase subunit NuoH, whose translation MSQGIDLQVSFVDALTQLGLPAGAARALWLPLPMALMLVGATVSIFVTVWLERKISAAAQQRIGPEFAGPLGTLQAAADGIKLLFKEDIVPAKADPILFTLGPALVVIPVFLSYLIVPFGQNMVITDIGVGIFLWVALSSITPIGLLMSGYSSNNKYSLLGGLRAAAQSISYEIPLALSVLAIVMMSNSLSTIDIVQQQSGYGILGWNIWRQPVGFVIFWIAALAECERLPFDLPEAEEELVAGYQTEYTGMKFGLFYVGSYVNLVLSALVFAVLYLGGWEFPISVEWLANLIGVSETTPWLQVITASLGIMMTLIKAYLLVFLAVLMRWTVPRVRIDQLLDLGWKFLLPVSLVNLLLTAALKITFPVAFGG comes from the coding sequence ATGAGCCAGGGAATTGACCTCCAGGTAAGTTTTGTTGACGCGCTCACTCAGCTTGGGTTGCCCGCAGGGGCGGCTCGAGCCCTATGGCTGCCGTTGCCAATGGCACTAATGCTCGTTGGGGCAACCGTCAGTATTTTTGTGACGGTCTGGTTAGAGCGCAAGATTTCAGCGGCAGCTCAACAACGGATTGGGCCTGAGTTTGCTGGGCCTTTAGGCACGTTGCAGGCGGCGGCTGATGGCATCAAACTTCTGTTTAAGGAAGATATCGTACCGGCCAAGGCTGACCCTATTCTCTTCACCTTGGGGCCTGCTTTGGTGGTCATTCCGGTCTTTTTGTCTTACCTGATTGTGCCGTTTGGCCAAAACATGGTGATTACTGACATTGGCGTCGGTATCTTTTTGTGGGTTGCTTTATCTAGCATTACGCCCATTGGCCTACTCATGTCGGGCTATTCCTCCAACAACAAGTACTCTCTGCTAGGGGGCTTGAGGGCTGCAGCCCAGTCTATTAGCTATGAAATTCCGTTAGCGCTCTCAGTGCTGGCGATCGTCATGATGTCTAATAGCCTCAGCACGATTGACATTGTTCAGCAGCAGTCTGGTTACGGCATCTTAGGGTGGAATATTTGGCGGCAGCCGGTAGGCTTCGTGATTTTCTGGATTGCTGCCCTGGCGGAATGTGAACGGTTGCCTTTTGACCTGCCAGAAGCGGAGGAAGAACTGGTTGCCGGTTACCAGACAGAATATACCGGCATGAAGTTTGGCCTGTTTTACGTGGGCTCTTATGTGAACCTGGTGCTGTCTGCCCTGGTTTTTGCGGTGTTATACCTGGGCGGTTGGGAGTTCCCCATTTCGGTGGAGTGGTTGGCTAATCTGATTGGGGTGAGTGAAACGACCCCCTGGCTGCAGGTGATTACGGCATCCCTTGGCATCATGATGACGCTGATAAAGGCTTACCTGCTGGTCTTTTTAGCGGTGTTGATGCGATGGACTGTGCCCCGGGTGCGCATCGACCAGCTGTTGGATTTGGGATGGAAGTTTCTGTTGCCGGTCTCTCTGGTTAATCTGCTGCTGACGGCAGCCCTCAAGATTACCTTCCCGGTGGCCTTTGGGGGATAA
- a CDS encoding citrate synthase — translation MTVCEYKPGLEGIPATQSAISYVDGQKGILEYRGVRIEELAQQSAFIETAYLLIWGGLPNKQELEEFEQAIRHHRRLKYRIRDMMKCFPEGGHPMDALQACAAALGLFYSKRALDDPIYIQKAVVRLLAKIPTMVAAFQLMRKGNDPVQPRDDLGYAANFLYMLNEQEPDPLAARIFDICLTLHAEHTINASTFSAMVTASTLTDPYAVIASAVGTLAGPLHGGANEEVIAMLDEIGSVENVRPYVDDRIQRKAKIMGFGHRVYKVKDPRAIILQKLAEQLFEKFGADAYYEIALELEHVVTERLGTKGVYPNVDFYSGLVYRRLGIPTDLFTPVFAIARVAGWLAHWKEQIAENRIFRPTQIYTGAHDQRYIPIFERPKIWDKATVNGHR, via the coding sequence ATGACAGTTTGTGAATACAAACCTGGCTTGGAAGGGATTCCAGCCACCCAATCGGCTATCAGTTATGTAGATGGTCAGAAAGGCATCTTGGAATATCGAGGCGTCCGCATTGAAGAACTGGCGCAGCAGAGCGCATTCATCGAGACGGCCTATCTCTTGATTTGGGGAGGCTTGCCAAACAAGCAGGAACTCGAAGAGTTTGAACAGGCAATCCGACATCATCGCCGCCTTAAATATCGCATCCGAGACATGATGAAGTGTTTCCCAGAAGGGGGGCACCCGATGGATGCGCTGCAGGCCTGTGCTGCCGCCCTGGGGTTGTTCTATTCCAAACGAGCACTGGATGATCCGATTTACATTCAAAAGGCAGTGGTGCGCCTGCTCGCCAAAATTCCCACCATGGTGGCAGCCTTTCAACTCATGCGGAAGGGGAATGACCCTGTGCAGCCACGGGATGATTTGGGCTATGCGGCGAACTTTCTCTACATGCTGAATGAGCAGGAACCGGATCCGCTTGCGGCCCGTATTTTTGATATTTGCTTAACCCTGCATGCAGAACACACCATCAATGCCTCTACGTTCTCGGCTATGGTGACCGCCTCGACCCTGACTGACCCGTACGCGGTGATTGCATCTGCGGTGGGTACCTTAGCGGGGCCTCTCCACGGTGGTGCCAACGAAGAAGTCATTGCGATGCTGGATGAAATTGGCAGCGTCGAGAATGTTCGTCCCTACGTGGACGATCGCATTCAGCGCAAAGCCAAAATCATGGGGTTTGGCCATCGAGTGTATAAGGTGAAAGATCCCCGTGCCATCATCTTGCAAAAACTGGCAGAGCAGCTGTTCGAGAAGTTTGGTGCCGATGCTTATTACGAAATTGCCCTAGAGCTAGAGCATGTCGTCACCGAACGATTGGGCACCAAGGGGGTGTACCCTAACGTCGACTTCTATTCAGGGCTGGTTTACCGTCGTTTGGGCATTCCTACAGACTTGTTCACGCCGGTTTTTGCGATCGCACGGGTGGCTGGGTGGCTGGCCCACTGGAAAGAACAAATCGCAGAGAACCGCATTTTCCGCCCCACTCAGATCTACACAGGCGCCCACGATCAGCGCTATATTCCCATCTTTGAACGGCCCAAAATTTGGGACAAAGCTACTGTAAATGGTCACAGGTGA
- the sixA gene encoding phosphohistidine phosphatase SixA, with protein sequence MACSPQTELYFIRHGIAAERGTYAHDGDRPLTEKGRSRTQQVAQRLKLLGCEVDCILSSPLVRAQQTTEVLLQIGLSTATEVREELAPEGHLQTWLPWLGQWQTQHPQSRLALVGHEPNLSSWAQQLVVGQRSDRWILKKAGVIGVQVPAAAEAMANSSLFWLAPPRLLL encoded by the coding sequence ATGGCCTGCTCTCCACAGACTGAACTTTATTTCATCCGCCATGGTATTGCGGCAGAACGGGGTACCTATGCCCACGATGGCGATCGCCCCCTGACGGAAAAAGGGCGATCGCGCACCCAACAGGTGGCTCAGCGCCTCAAGCTGTTGGGGTGTGAGGTCGACTGCATCCTGTCTAGCCCGTTGGTGCGAGCGCAGCAAACCACAGAGGTGCTGCTGCAGATCGGCTTATCAACCGCCACTGAAGTGAGGGAAGAGCTGGCTCCAGAAGGGCACCTGCAGACCTGGCTACCCTGGCTGGGACAATGGCAAACCCAGCATCCCCAAAGCCGTCTGGCGTTGGTGGGGCATGAACCGAACCTCAGCAGTTGGGCGCAGCAGTTGGTAGTGGGGCAAAGGAGCGATCGCTGGATTCTGAAAAAGGCTGGGGTGATTGGCGTCCAGGTTCCAGCGGCAGCTGAGGCCATGGCCAACAGCAGTCTCTTTTGGCTAGCGCCTCCCCGTTTGCTGCTCTAG
- a CDS encoding bifunctional oligoribonuclease/PAP phosphatase NrnA codes for MPYPQETPQIVLRLSQFLSEHTGDRHLVLIQDFPDPDALSSAWAYQLICNDYEIDCDIYYAGTLSHQENIALVRLTGLPARRWNPQGSTQPNLSQYQGYVLIDTQGTTCQLTPLAAAADLPLILVIDHHAPQPELAAELVDLRPHIRATATILSQYLQSNELISLDRGNSTHVKCATALMHGLRSDTNRLMHAGEADFMAAAYLSSYYDPQLLAAILRASRSKRVMDVIERSLRNRKIQNSVSIAGVGYLRYEDRDAIPQAADFLVTEENVHTAVVYGIVHDEDDEREVVIGSLRTSKITLDPDEFIKAAFGRDNQGRFFGGGRTTAGGFEIPVGFLSGFYENSDYNRLKWEVFDIQVKQKLLRLVNPEDGLLSTD; via the coding sequence GTGCCCTATCCACAAGAGACGCCTCAAATCGTTTTGCGCCTGAGTCAGTTTTTGTCAGAGCACACGGGCGATCGCCACCTGGTGTTGATTCAAGACTTTCCAGATCCGGATGCGTTGTCGTCTGCTTGGGCCTATCAGCTCATTTGCAATGACTACGAGATCGACTGCGACATCTACTATGCCGGTACCCTCAGCCATCAAGAAAACATTGCTTTAGTGCGTCTGACCGGGCTCCCTGCCCGGCGCTGGAACCCCCAGGGCAGTACTCAGCCCAACCTGAGTCAGTATCAGGGTTACGTGCTCATCGACACCCAGGGAACCACCTGCCAGCTGACCCCGCTGGCGGCGGCAGCTGACCTGCCGCTAATTCTGGTGATTGACCACCATGCCCCACAGCCAGAACTCGCGGCAGAGCTTGTGGATCTGCGGCCTCACATTCGGGCAACGGCGACCATTCTCAGCCAGTATTTGCAGAGTAATGAGCTGATATCCCTCGATCGCGGCAACAGCACCCACGTCAAATGTGCCACCGCCTTAATGCATGGGTTGCGGTCAGATACTAATCGCTTGATGCATGCTGGTGAAGCCGATTTTATGGCGGCGGCGTATCTGAGTAGCTATTACGATCCGCAACTGCTAGCCGCCATTTTGCGGGCCTCGCGGTCGAAGCGGGTCATGGATGTGATTGAGAGATCGCTGCGCAACCGCAAAATCCAGAATAGTGTCTCCATTGCGGGGGTTGGCTATCTTCGCTATGAAGACCGGGATGCGATTCCTCAAGCTGCCGATTTCTTAGTGACCGAAGAGAATGTTCACACTGCGGTAGTTTACGGCATTGTTCATGACGAGGACGATGAGCGAGAAGTGGTCATTGGGTCCTTAAGGACGAGCAAGATCACCCTCGATCCAGACGAATTTATCAAAGCTGCCTTCGGACGAGATAACCAGGGGCGATTTTTTGGCGGCGGGCGCACCACTGCGGGCGGGTTTGAGATTCCGGTGGGGTTTCTCTCGGGCTTCTATGAGAACAGCGACTACAACCGCCTAAAATGGGAAGTCTTTGACATTCAGGTCAAGCAAAAACTGCTGCGTCTGGTGAATCCTGAAGATGGCCTGCTCTCCACAGACTGA